From a single Terriglobales bacterium genomic region:
- the lpxD gene encoding UDP-3-O-(3-hydroxymyristoyl)glucosamine N-acyltransferase, which translates to MKGHSYKIGDLAARFGAQLQGDATTLVSGLASISAAREGDLVFAYDEDKFEQALDSHATAVVTGRFANTPRRDKPFLIADNPKLLFARIAAELYHQAAVEGHDESAQIHVAAQIGEHTFIGPGAVIEEGARVGDYTTVGANSVIGKNAHIGSHCRIDPNVTIYAHARLGDRVIIQAGTVLGSTGFGYVQDEHGRHQLFPQIGGLLIEDDVEIGANCTIDRGSLDQTVIRRGAKIDNMVHLGHNVEIGENAVIAAQTGISGSSRIGPGAMIGGQVGIGEHAEVEGGTILGGQSGVLNGKVLRGKGIVFWGTPARPLKEYLKELATLARLSRKGTK; encoded by the coding sequence ATGAAGGGCCACAGCTACAAGATTGGAGATCTCGCCGCACGCTTTGGCGCACAGTTGCAAGGCGATGCCACAACTCTGGTTAGCGGTCTCGCGAGCATCAGCGCGGCTCGCGAGGGCGATCTCGTCTTTGCTTATGATGAGGATAAATTTGAGCAGGCGCTGGACTCGCACGCGACGGCGGTCGTCACGGGTCGGTTTGCGAACACGCCGCGCCGCGACAAGCCATTCCTGATTGCCGACAATCCCAAGCTTCTATTTGCGCGTATCGCCGCCGAGCTTTACCACCAGGCCGCGGTGGAAGGTCACGATGAGAGCGCCCAAATTCATGTGGCCGCGCAGATTGGCGAGCACACGTTTATTGGTCCTGGAGCGGTGATTGAAGAAGGCGCTCGCGTCGGCGACTACACGACCGTCGGCGCAAATTCCGTGATTGGGAAAAATGCGCACATTGGGAGTCACTGCCGCATTGACCCTAACGTGACGATTTATGCTCACGCCAGGTTAGGTGATCGCGTCATCATACAAGCCGGTACTGTGCTTGGATCGACGGGCTTCGGCTACGTTCAGGATGAGCATGGCCGACATCAACTGTTTCCCCAAATCGGAGGACTGTTGATCGAAGATGACGTCGAGATTGGCGCGAACTGCACCATAGATCGCGGCTCGCTCGATCAGACGGTGATCCGCCGTGGCGCCAAGATCGACAACATGGTTCACTTAGGGCACAACGTCGAGATTGGCGAGAATGCTGTCATTGCTGCGCAGACTGGAATTTCCGGAAGTTCCCGAATTGGTCCTGGAGCAATGATCGGAGGTCAGGTAGGCATAGGCGAGCATGCTGAAGTCGAAGGTGGAACGATTCTGGGCGGGCAAAGCGGCGTTCTGAACGGCAAAGTGTTACGCGGGAAGGGAATCGTCTTTTGGGGCACGCCAGCGCGTCCGCTGAAGGAATATCTGAAGGAGCTTGCCACGCTCGCGCGTCTGTCCCGCAAAGGAACAAAGTAG
- a CDS encoding lysophospholipid acyltransferase family protein, whose amino-acid sequence MRENLEYVLVWAFVHTVGALPSPIAIGVGKFLGFLAYAVMSRLRKVGLRNLQIAFPQMTEKQRRRIVFQLFQGLGRQLAEFCMFPRYTSENARKVATYDGFENYEAARAGGCGVLLLTAHIGGWEIGSFVHSIFGNPIKIVVRRLDNRKVDALVDQYRTLHGNETFAKEDFARGLLAAMKAGETVGILMDTNITPPQGVFVDFFGVPACTASGMARVALRSGAAVVPAFTIWDRQLRKYRVRFDPALTLVSTGDDDADAVANTALFTRVIEEYAAKYPEQWLWVHRRWKTRPPGEPPIYKAS is encoded by the coding sequence ATGCGGGAGAACCTCGAATACGTACTGGTCTGGGCATTTGTTCACACCGTCGGCGCGCTGCCGAGCCCGATCGCCATCGGAGTCGGCAAATTCCTTGGATTCCTCGCGTATGCGGTAATGTCCAGGCTGCGAAAAGTCGGACTTCGCAATCTTCAGATCGCATTTCCGCAAATGACCGAGAAGCAGCGAAGGCGAATCGTCTTCCAGCTCTTTCAAGGCTTAGGACGACAGCTCGCCGAGTTCTGCATGTTTCCGCGATATACATCAGAGAACGCGCGCAAGGTGGCCACGTATGATGGCTTCGAAAACTACGAAGCTGCGCGAGCTGGCGGCTGCGGAGTGCTCCTGCTCACCGCGCACATTGGAGGATGGGAAATCGGGTCCTTCGTTCACTCCATTTTCGGGAATCCCATCAAGATCGTCGTGCGCCGGCTGGACAACCGCAAAGTGGATGCGCTCGTCGATCAATATCGAACGCTCCACGGCAATGAGACCTTCGCAAAAGAGGACTTCGCGCGCGGGCTTCTGGCAGCCATGAAAGCGGGCGAGACGGTTGGTATCTTAATGGACACCAACATTACTCCTCCCCAAGGAGTCTTCGTCGATTTCTTCGGTGTGCCAGCCTGTACCGCTTCGGGAATGGCGCGAGTAGCGTTGCGGTCTGGTGCTGCCGTGGTTCCGGCATTCACGATTTGGGATAGGCAGTTGAGGAAATATCGCGTGCGCTTCGATCCGGCGTTAACGCTCGTTTCCACCGGCGACGACGATGCGGATGCAGTAGCAAATACCGCACTATTTACGCGGGTGATCGAGGAGTACGCCGCAAAATATCCGGAGCAATGGTTGTGGGTGCATCGCCGCTGGAAAACACGGCCACCGGGCGAGCCTCCAATTTATAAGGCTTCATGA
- a CDS encoding lipid-binding SYLF domain-containing protein — MNLIKKLLLTSTALLLVVFCFPGLSYAKDEGDRAKLQERLDKAGTILNQVTAAPDKGIPQEILAHAECVGVIPSLMKAGFGFGGEYGQGVVTCRTAHGWSAPAFYRLGGGSFGLQIGGEAVDLVMLFMNENGVHSLLAHKVKIGADASASAGPVGRTAAAETNIALQTEILTYSRSRGIFAGISLKGAWIEQNGGDTRTFYGRDMNFRTILGGTVRPPAGSEGFLSAVRKDFGEAKASR; from the coding sequence ATGAACTTGATCAAAAAACTCCTCCTTACATCTACGGCTCTGTTGTTAGTAGTTTTCTGTTTCCCTGGCCTTAGCTATGCCAAAGACGAAGGCGACCGGGCCAAGCTGCAGGAGCGTCTGGATAAAGCGGGAACGATTTTGAACCAGGTAACCGCGGCTCCGGACAAAGGCATTCCGCAGGAGATATTGGCGCATGCTGAATGTGTCGGCGTGATTCCGTCGCTGATGAAGGCGGGTTTTGGGTTCGGCGGCGAGTACGGCCAGGGGGTGGTGACGTGTCGCACCGCGCACGGGTGGAGCGCTCCGGCTTTTTATCGCCTCGGCGGTGGGAGCTTTGGACTGCAAATCGGCGGCGAGGCAGTCGATCTGGTGATGCTTTTCATGAACGAGAACGGGGTGCATTCTTTGCTGGCGCATAAAGTGAAGATTGGCGCCGACGCCTCGGCATCAGCTGGTCCAGTAGGACGTACCGCCGCCGCGGAAACGAACATCGCGCTGCAAACCGAGATTCTTACTTACTCTCGCTCCAGAGGCATCTTCGCGGGAATCTCACTGAAGGGTGCATGGATTGAGCAGAACGGCGGTGACACACGGACTTTCTATGGACGCGACATGAACTTCCGCACCATCCTAGGCGGAACTGTGCGTCCCCCGGCGGGTTCTGAAGGATTCCTATCCGCTGTACGAAAGGACTTCGGCGAGGCTAAAGCATCGCGTTAA
- a CDS encoding TonB family protein has product MTQRSDFSALEADQPIGGVSDSAALAHATRSKRVVRIAVSLPVEIRDQFGGKDQPRTQFVTLRGCVLSTTLSMRAGNKLTLQNLKNGRTAECHAIGVEPGLNGTHQVEIEFTSAQPEFWPVQFPSEDPKPSVASTAPQISNPNSQSRQASAVSDKDILVLADSVARDFNGGRAHSPERIATKVATADSVAQFRAANRAAHKREQRKKAVYSAIFFAAVSGAAVGARYWFANKPQLLEATPAPEVRKIAQKIARAIPAKQSNVTQASAVDATDAPESVSSDASVSARPGVAGSSASDVNAQLPQVPAQPAAESIQTEAVGVAPETPVAVRHGSSYAAARKSKVEDASDEPIALPLRVTESASVAKPEALKDVVADVPAHAAVLAAEVPKKAVPAHLIRSVPAQYPSMARQLHVEGEVLLNVNVDPTGAVSNITVVSGPPLLRAAATDCVKRWKYQPAMLGDKPVASTEIVKLDFHWR; this is encoded by the coding sequence ATGACGCAGCGAAGCGATTTTTCAGCACTCGAGGCCGATCAGCCGATCGGCGGTGTCTCCGATAGCGCTGCGTTAGCCCATGCTACGCGCAGCAAGCGGGTGGTCCGCATTGCCGTTTCACTGCCTGTAGAGATACGCGATCAGTTTGGTGGAAAAGACCAGCCGCGCACCCAGTTCGTCACGCTCCGCGGTTGCGTGTTGAGCACCACGCTATCAATGCGTGCCGGCAACAAGCTGACTCTCCAGAATCTGAAGAATGGCCGCACGGCAGAATGCCACGCGATTGGAGTGGAGCCGGGGTTGAACGGCACGCACCAGGTTGAAATCGAATTCACCAGTGCTCAGCCGGAATTCTGGCCGGTGCAGTTTCCCTCAGAAGACCCGAAGCCTTCAGTCGCGAGTACCGCGCCGCAAATCAGCAATCCCAATTCACAGTCGCGCCAGGCGAGTGCAGTTTCGGATAAGGACATCCTCGTCCTTGCAGATTCCGTCGCACGAGATTTCAATGGGGGACGCGCCCATTCTCCCGAACGAATCGCAACAAAAGTCGCGACGGCCGATTCCGTCGCGCAATTCCGTGCAGCCAATCGCGCTGCTCATAAGCGTGAGCAGCGCAAGAAGGCTGTCTACTCAGCAATATTTTTCGCCGCAGTCTCCGGAGCCGCTGTAGGCGCGCGCTACTGGTTTGCAAATAAGCCACAGCTGCTTGAGGCTACACCTGCCCCGGAAGTTCGCAAGATCGCGCAGAAGATCGCTCGGGCGATACCGGCAAAGCAATCGAATGTCACCCAGGCAAGCGCGGTAGACGCGACGGATGCACCGGAATCTGTATCTTCCGACGCTTCGGTTTCAGCTCGGCCTGGCGTGGCAGGCTCCAGTGCGTCCGACGTAAATGCCCAATTGCCCCAAGTCCCTGCCCAGCCCGCCGCTGAATCAATACAAACTGAAGCTGTAGGCGTGGCGCCTGAAACGCCAGTGGCAGTGCGACATGGTTCTTCCTACGCAGCGGCCCGCAAAAGCAAAGTCGAAGATGCAAGCGATGAGCCGATTGCTCTGCCTCTGCGCGTAACCGAAAGCGCCAGCGTCGCCAAACCGGAAGCGCTGAAAGACGTGGTCGCCGACGTGCCGGCTCATGCCGCAGTTTTGGCCGCAGAAGTTCCGAAGAAGGCCGTTCCCGCGCACTTGATCCGTTCCGTTCCGGCACAGTACCCCTCAATGGCCCGCCAGCTCCATGTGGAAGGCGAGGTTCTGCTTAATGTGAACGTCGATCCCACGGGCGCAGTCAGCAACATCACAGTTGTTTCAGGACCGCCGTTACTTCGAGCTGCCGCAACCGACTGTGTGAAACGCTGGAAATATCAGCCGGCGATGCTGGGCGACAAGCCGGTTGCCAGCACGGAAATCGTGAAACTGGACTTTCACTGGCGCTAG
- a CDS encoding UbiA-like polyprenyltransferase: MSTLHNVRVSLEMIKWEHSIFALPFALCSAMLASNGWPPVWQLLWIIVAMVAARSAAMAFNRYADTEIDGANPRTSQRALPAGILNKNFVAAFVVIASAVFVLSAAMLNRLTLILSPVALAIVFLYSYTKRFTRWSHLVLGFALGIAPAAAWIAIRGSLDPRILLLTGAVMFWVGGFDVLYACQDCEFDTSFGLHSVPRHYGIANALLLARMMHAIMLAFLFAVVFVFGLGKLAIAGVIVVALLIGYEHSLVSAKDLSKLNAAFFTMNGIISVVLFLFVAADLLLPRFR; encoded by the coding sequence ATGTCCACGCTGCACAACGTGCGTGTCTCGCTGGAGATGATCAAATGGGAGCACTCGATCTTTGCGCTTCCCTTCGCCCTCTGCAGCGCGATGCTGGCCAGCAATGGATGGCCGCCTGTGTGGCAGCTTCTGTGGATCATCGTCGCGATGGTCGCTGCGCGTTCGGCCGCGATGGCTTTTAATCGCTATGCCGATACAGAGATTGACGGCGCAAATCCGCGAACCAGCCAACGCGCTCTGCCGGCAGGAATTCTGAATAAAAACTTCGTCGCGGCGTTTGTTGTGATTGCCAGTGCCGTTTTTGTCCTTTCAGCGGCAATGCTCAATCGTCTAACGCTGATTCTTTCTCCAGTGGCGTTGGCGATTGTTTTCCTCTACTCGTATACGAAGCGATTCACGAGATGGTCACACCTGGTATTGGGATTCGCTCTGGGCATCGCTCCCGCCGCTGCATGGATTGCGATTCGCGGCTCGCTTGATCCGCGCATCCTTCTGCTCACGGGAGCAGTGATGTTCTGGGTGGGCGGCTTCGATGTGCTTTATGCATGTCAGGACTGTGAGTTCGACACCAGCTTTGGGCTGCACTCGGTGCCGCGCCATTATGGAATCGCGAATGCGCTTCTGCTGGCGCGAATGATGCATGCGATCATGCTCGCGTTCCTATTCGCGGTAGTTTTTGTCTTTGGGCTGGGCAAGCTGGCTATCGCCGGAGTAATAGTCGTTGCCCTTCTGATTGGGTACGAGCACTCGCTTGTCTCGGCAAAAGATCTCTCGAAACTGAACGCCGCATTCTTCACCATGAACGGCATCATCTCTGTCGTGCTGTTTCTTTTCGTTGCTGCCGACCTGCTTCTTCCACGCTTTCGGTAA
- a CDS encoding hydantoinase/oxoprolinase family protein translates to MDTGGTFTDCVWIENGRLRILKVFSTPHDPSEAIAAAVEKIADGCECEVVLLHGTTVGTNALLQRKGARTALITTAGFEDAIEIGRQARPKLYDLNVTRIEPLVARELRFGVQERTRPDGTAERAPSSGELTTLLRTIRERSPESVAVCLLFSFANPENELAVARQLRQLTMPLSLSHEILPEFREYERMSTVTVNAYLQPLMQRYLESLQSRLSTERETRIFVMQSSGGITALRTAAAQPVRTVLSGPAGGAVGALEMGRAAGFENIVSFDMGGTSTDVALLAGKLNLTSEAEVAGLPVRVPMLNIHTVGAGGGSLARVDAGGALRVGPESAGADPGPICYGKGTQPTVTDANLLLGRLRAENFLGGEFRLDVKRTRALFTKWISQNGLEWSPEQLASGIIRVVNATMEKAIRVVSIEQGYDPREFSLLAFGGAGALHACELAAALSMPRVIVPPAPGALSAYGILVSDVVKDFSRTAPMLLSVGEFQSSAKEIGEIFNELKRAALREYSHEEWKGPPRLEYSIDMRYQGQGYELQIPWKKSASLLEDFHQAHQRRFGYHHPAKKIEAVTLRLRATVAQSSPTLMRSETGKQRKKEGRASVMFAGKAFKARVLTREHLKTGFTSSGPLIVAEYTATTVVPPGWKLSIHRSGALVLELVTRTKRKRRSN, encoded by the coding sequence GTGGATACGGGCGGCACTTTTACCGATTGCGTCTGGATCGAAAATGGCCGCCTCAGAATCCTGAAAGTGTTTTCCACGCCTCACGATCCATCCGAGGCCATCGCAGCGGCAGTAGAGAAAATCGCAGACGGTTGCGAATGTGAGGTCGTCCTGCTCCACGGTACAACGGTAGGAACCAACGCGCTGCTGCAACGGAAAGGCGCACGAACTGCGTTGATAACGACGGCTGGATTTGAAGATGCGATCGAAATTGGGCGGCAGGCTCGTCCCAAACTCTACGATCTAAACGTCACAAGGATTGAGCCTCTGGTCGCTCGCGAGCTGCGCTTCGGCGTTCAAGAACGCACCCGGCCCGATGGGACAGCGGAGCGCGCTCCGTCATCGGGCGAACTGACTACGCTTTTGCGAACCATTCGAGAGCGCAGTCCTGAGTCAGTCGCTGTATGTCTGCTGTTCTCGTTTGCGAATCCCGAAAATGAACTCGCGGTCGCGCGCCAGCTGCGGCAACTTACGATGCCGCTTTCGCTGTCGCACGAGATCCTTCCCGAATTTCGCGAGTACGAGCGCATGAGCACCGTAACGGTAAACGCCTACTTGCAGCCGCTCATGCAGCGTTATTTGGAGAGTCTGCAGTCGCGCCTCTCCACGGAACGAGAGACACGGATATTCGTGATGCAATCCAGTGGAGGGATTACCGCGCTACGCACCGCCGCGGCGCAGCCGGTGCGAACTGTCCTCTCCGGTCCTGCGGGAGGGGCCGTCGGAGCGCTGGAAATGGGACGAGCCGCAGGATTCGAAAACATCGTTTCGTTCGATATGGGAGGCACTTCCACCGACGTTGCTCTGCTTGCGGGCAAACTCAATCTCACTTCAGAGGCCGAAGTTGCCGGCCTCCCTGTCCGCGTGCCCATGCTCAACATCCACACTGTCGGCGCGGGAGGTGGATCGCTGGCGCGCGTTGATGCCGGCGGCGCGCTGCGGGTAGGTCCGGAATCGGCCGGAGCCGATCCTGGCCCGATCTGCTACGGCAAAGGCACACAACCAACCGTCACCGACGCCAACCTGTTGCTGGGCCGCTTGCGTGCAGAAAACTTTCTCGGCGGAGAGTTTCGTCTCGATGTCAAGCGTACGCGCGCTTTATTCACAAAATGGATTTCCCAGAATGGTCTCGAATGGTCTCCGGAGCAATTGGCCTCTGGCATCATTCGCGTGGTTAACGCCACCATGGAAAAAGCCATTCGCGTGGTTTCCATCGAACAGGGTTATGATCCGCGCGAATTCTCGCTGCTCGCCTTCGGAGGTGCAGGCGCCCTTCATGCATGCGAGCTGGCGGCGGCGCTATCGATGCCGCGCGTCATCGTTCCGCCGGCGCCGGGAGCCCTTTCCGCTTATGGAATTCTGGTCAGTGATGTCGTCAAAGACTTTTCCCGCACTGCCCCCATGCTGCTTAGCGTGGGCGAGTTTCAGAGCTCTGCGAAGGAAATCGGCGAAATCTTCAACGAGCTAAAACGAGCCGCGCTGCGAGAGTACTCACATGAGGAATGGAAGGGCCCTCCGCGTCTGGAATACTCCATTGATATGCGCTACCAAGGCCAGGGATACGAATTGCAGATTCCATGGAAGAAATCTGCTTCGCTGCTCGAGGACTTCCATCAAGCGCATCAGCGCCGATTTGGATATCACCATCCAGCAAAGAAAATAGAAGCGGTTACGCTTCGCCTCCGCGCCACGGTCGCGCAAAGTTCACCTACCCTGATGCGTTCGGAAACGGGAAAGCAGAGGAAGAAAGAAGGGCGTGCTTCAGTGATGTTTGCAGGGAAAGCCTTTAAAGCAAGAGTGCTCACCCGCGAGCACCTGAAAACGGGATTCACTTCTTCAGGACCATTGATTGTGGCGGAGTACACGGCTACTACGGTCGTACCACCGGGTTGGAAACTATCAATTCATCGTTCCGGTGCGCTCGTACTTGAACTTGTAACGCGCACAAAAAGAAAAAGACGCTCAAATTGA
- a CDS encoding CsbD family protein, whose amino-acid sequence MDKNRIKGKMDEIAGRAKRQAGEWTGDTQAQGQGTVDEIKGRAENAWGKVKDSARNVKDDMDKKDRERNAA is encoded by the coding sequence GTGGACAAGAACCGAATCAAAGGCAAGATGGACGAGATCGCAGGACGCGCAAAACGTCAGGCCGGCGAATGGACCGGCGACACGCAGGCTCAAGGCCAAGGCACTGTTGACGAAATCAAAGGCCGCGCCGAGAACGCATGGGGCAAAGTAAAAGACAGCGCCCGCAATGTGAAGGACGACATGGACAAAAAGGACAGAGAGCGGAACGCTGCCTGA
- a CDS encoding lmo0937 family membrane protein, translated as MLWTLFVILLVLWLIGVVSSYTLGGFIHLLLVLAVIALIFQLLTGRRTAL; from the coding sequence ATGCTCTGGACCCTATTTGTCATTCTGCTAGTGCTCTGGTTGATCGGAGTTGTCAGCAGCTACACGCTCGGCGGATTCATTCATCTGCTGCTCGTGCTGGCGGTGATCGCACTGATTTTCCAGTTGCTCACCGGACGACGAACCGCACTTTAG
- the pheA gene encoding prephenate dehydratase, with the protein MKIAIQGERGSFSHEAALRMAPSCTVAPCARSAEVFDSVLKKRANAAVIPIENTLAGPVTEHFDLLLEHPLFIHAEHRLRIRHNVIAAPGVKLSQLRRVLSHPVALDQCRGFFRAHPEVQQIPFYDTAGSVKHVIAENAKDAAGIASRQAAVEYKGKILKAGIEDDPKNFTRFLLIVPKERWEQNANKTSIAFSVPDQPGALFKALAVFALRDISLSKIESRPVKGHPWQYVFYADLKCGQTQASQNALRHLREICPMVKVLGVYRAG; encoded by the coding sequence ATGAAAATAGCCATTCAAGGTGAGCGAGGTTCATTCAGTCACGAAGCGGCGCTGCGGATGGCGCCCTCGTGCACTGTGGCGCCATGCGCGCGTTCTGCGGAAGTTTTCGACTCCGTGCTCAAGAAGCGCGCCAACGCTGCTGTAATTCCGATCGAGAACACGCTTGCCGGACCTGTCACTGAGCACTTCGACCTGCTGCTTGAGCATCCATTGTTCATCCACGCCGAGCATCGGCTGCGCATCCGCCACAACGTGATTGCTGCGCCTGGAGTGAAGCTTTCACAGCTTCGCCGCGTCCTCTCTCATCCAGTCGCTCTCGACCAGTGCCGCGGATTCTTCCGCGCGCACCCTGAAGTTCAGCAAATCCCGTTCTATGACACTGCTGGAAGTGTGAAGCACGTGATTGCCGAAAACGCGAAAGATGCTGCGGGAATCGCGAGTCGCCAGGCAGCTGTCGAGTACAAGGGCAAAATTCTCAAAGCAGGAATCGAAGACGATCCGAAAAACTTCACGCGTTTTCTGCTGATCGTTCCGAAAGAGCGCTGGGAACAGAATGCCAACAAAACTTCCATTGCGTTTTCTGTCCCGGACCAGCCCGGAGCGCTGTTTAAAGCCCTCGCCGTCTTCGCGCTTCGCGACATCTCACTGAGCAAGATCGAGTCACGGCCGGTCAAAGGACATCCATGGCAGTACGTCTTCTACGCCGATCTGAAGTGCGGACAGACTCAAGCTTCTCAGAACGCTTTGCGCCACCTGCGAGAGATCTGCCCCATGGTGAAGGTTTTAGGCGTCTACCGCGCCGGCTGA